From a single Paramormyrops kingsleyae isolate MSU_618 chromosome 14, PKINGS_0.4, whole genome shotgun sequence genomic region:
- the LOC111852373 gene encoding protein c-Fos-like isoform X1 — protein sequence MFPNLSTDNDSSSRCSTASPVGDTLTYFQQSPADSFSSASASPVRNTQELRTDMDVAGTPFVPTVTAISTTPDLQWMVQPTMITSVSPSLGSSQTYKVRSSNQPAPKAGGSKGPTTGRKGKNEPLSPEEEEKKRIRRERNKMAAAKCRNRRRELTDTLQAVSELRMVVKWHHTEQSNVCIYKQDPCVFPYRLAFLQETDKLEEEKAALQSEITNLMKEKEKLELILAAHKPVCKIAEDLDCIFQEPIGSPQLLSNLGNSKFLEDTAPEVPVLQDTDASSFPTTAISGNSNILLCSSADVNINDLEPSLDMKEEPLDDLLPSLEKTSIETARSVPDIDLSSSLGVTDWETLYKSVSSDLEALSTPVVTCTPTCTNYLSTFAFTYPEFDLLNEGVASPKAGASKADSVVDILNSPTLLAL from the exons ATGTTTCCAAACTTAAGCACCGACAACGATTCTTCGTCTCGCTGCAGTACCGCATCTCCAGTCGGGGACACCCTTACGTACTTCCAGCAGTCGCCAGCTGACTCGTTCTCCAGTGCCTCTGCTTCTCCAGTCCGGAACACACAG GAACTTCGCACAGATATGGATGTTGCCGGCACTCCCTTTGTTCCGACAGTGACTGCAATTTCAACCACCCCGGATTTGCAGTGGATGGTCCAGCCGACCATGATCACATCTGTCTCCCCTTCTCTGGGTAGCTCGCAGACATACAAAGTGCGCAGCTCTAACCAGCCGGCTCCCAAAGCAGGCGGAAGCAAAGGACCAACCACTGGCAGAAAGGGGAAGAATGAGCCG CTCTCTCCAGAagaagaggagaagaagagaaTCAGGAGAGAGAGGAATAAGATGGCTGCAGCGAAGTGCCGCAACAGACGGAGGGAGCTAACAGACACCTTGCAAGCCGTAAGTGAGCTTCGTATGGTCGTCAAATGGCATCACACTGAACAAAGCAATGTCTGCATTTATAAACAAGATCCATGTGTTTTTCCTTATCGCTTGGCTTTTCTCCAGGAGACAGATAAGCtagaagaagaaaaagcagCCCTTCAGTCAGAAATAACCAATCTCATGAAGGAGAAAGAGAAGCTGGAGCTCATCCTTGCTGCTCATAAACCAGTCTGCAAAATAGCAGAAGACCTGGATTGCATCTTCCAGGAGCCCATTGGCTCTCCCCAGCTGCTCTCCAATCTGGGAAACAGCAAGTTCTTAGAGGACACTGCACCGGAGGTTCCTGTGCTTCAGGATACAGATGCCTCCAGCTTCCCGACCACAGCCATCTCAGGGAACTCCAACATCCTGCTGTGCTCCAGTGCTGATGTCAACATCAACGACCTGGAACCTTCGCTAGACATGAAAGAGGAGCCATTGGATGACTTGCTCCCCAGCCTAGAGAAGACCTCCATTGAAACGGCCCGGTCTGTTCCGGACATTGACTTGAGCAGCTCCCTTGGGGTGACGGACTGGGAAACCCTGTACAAGTCGGTGTCCAGTGACCTGGAGGCCCTGAGCACCCCAGTGGTGACTTGCACCCCCACATGCACCAATTACCTGTCAACTTTCGCATTCACCTACCCGGAGTTTGACTTGCTGAACGAGGGAGTGGCTAGTCCCAAAGCAGGTGCAAGCAAAGCAGACTCAGTAGTAGATATTCTCAATTCTCCAACCCTCTTAGCCTTATAA
- the LOC111852373 gene encoding protein c-Fos-like isoform X2, with translation MFPNLSTDNDSSSRCSTASPVGDTLTYFQQSPADSFSSASASPVRNTQELRTDMDVAGTPFVPTVTAISTTPDLQWMVQPTMITSVSPSLGSSQTYKVRSSNQPAPKAGGSKGPTTGRKGKNEPLSPEEEEKKRIRRERNKMAAAKCRNRRRELTDTLQAETDKLEEEKAALQSEITNLMKEKEKLELILAAHKPVCKIAEDLDCIFQEPIGSPQLLSNLGNSKFLEDTAPEVPVLQDTDASSFPTTAISGNSNILLCSSADVNINDLEPSLDMKEEPLDDLLPSLEKTSIETARSVPDIDLSSSLGVTDWETLYKSVSSDLEALSTPVVTCTPTCTNYLSTFAFTYPEFDLLNEGVASPKAGASKADSVVDILNSPTLLAL, from the exons ATGTTTCCAAACTTAAGCACCGACAACGATTCTTCGTCTCGCTGCAGTACCGCATCTCCAGTCGGGGACACCCTTACGTACTTCCAGCAGTCGCCAGCTGACTCGTTCTCCAGTGCCTCTGCTTCTCCAGTCCGGAACACACAG GAACTTCGCACAGATATGGATGTTGCCGGCACTCCCTTTGTTCCGACAGTGACTGCAATTTCAACCACCCCGGATTTGCAGTGGATGGTCCAGCCGACCATGATCACATCTGTCTCCCCTTCTCTGGGTAGCTCGCAGACATACAAAGTGCGCAGCTCTAACCAGCCGGCTCCCAAAGCAGGCGGAAGCAAAGGACCAACCACTGGCAGAAAGGGGAAGAATGAGCCG CTCTCTCCAGAagaagaggagaagaagagaaTCAGGAGAGAGAGGAATAAGATGGCTGCAGCGAAGTGCCGCAACAGACGGAGGGAGCTAACAGACACCTTGCAAGCC GAGACAGATAAGCtagaagaagaaaaagcagCCCTTCAGTCAGAAATAACCAATCTCATGAAGGAGAAAGAGAAGCTGGAGCTCATCCTTGCTGCTCATAAACCAGTCTGCAAAATAGCAGAAGACCTGGATTGCATCTTCCAGGAGCCCATTGGCTCTCCCCAGCTGCTCTCCAATCTGGGAAACAGCAAGTTCTTAGAGGACACTGCACCGGAGGTTCCTGTGCTTCAGGATACAGATGCCTCCAGCTTCCCGACCACAGCCATCTCAGGGAACTCCAACATCCTGCTGTGCTCCAGTGCTGATGTCAACATCAACGACCTGGAACCTTCGCTAGACATGAAAGAGGAGCCATTGGATGACTTGCTCCCCAGCCTAGAGAAGACCTCCATTGAAACGGCCCGGTCTGTTCCGGACATTGACTTGAGCAGCTCCCTTGGGGTGACGGACTGGGAAACCCTGTACAAGTCGGTGTCCAGTGACCTGGAGGCCCTGAGCACCCCAGTGGTGACTTGCACCCCCACATGCACCAATTACCTGTCAACTTTCGCATTCACCTACCCGGAGTTTGACTTGCTGAACGAGGGAGTGGCTAGTCCCAAAGCAGGTGCAAGCAAAGCAGACTCAGTAGTAGATATTCTCAATTCTCCAACCCTCTTAGCCTTATAA
- the LOC111852518 gene encoding protein c-Fos-like isoform X1: MMYNNFAPECDSSSRCSTASPAGDNLTYYPSPADSYSSIGSPINQTQDFTDLSVASASFIPTVTAVSTTPDLQWMVQPTTLISSVAPSQTRMHPYATQDSSSAYPRIGMVRSSGPKLHSGRRGKIEQLSPEEEEKKKVRRERNKMAAAKCRNRRRELTDTLQAVSKTSRRCFYLRKVCVYSDSSITSVYSATQETDVLEDEKSILQSEIANLMKEKDRLEFILAAHRPACKIPSDLDVGFPETSVSPVHSFCDNLNSITRNAILTSQPKESVASSKSSTFLPGSEAEVSGSTVKMSDLDSSLEESLELLESLKRTAEETVRSVPDMDLCNSFYAPDWEPLYTSATPDFEPLCTPVVTCTPACTTYTSSFVFTYPEAEATPNCGVAHRRGSSSNDQSSDSLNSPTLLAL, translated from the exons atgatgTACAACAACTTTGCTCCGGAGTGTGACTCGTCTTCAAGGTGCAGCACAGCTTCTCCAGCCGGTGACAACCTTACATACTATCCATCTCCGGCAGACTCCTATTCAAGCATCGGCTCTCCTATTAATCAAACTCAG GACTTCACTGACCTCTCGGTCGCAAGCGCTTCTTTCATCCCAACTGTCACGGCTGTCTCCACAACTCCGGACTTGCAGTGGATGGTCCAGCCAACTACCCTTATCTCCTCCGTGGCTCCATCACAGACACGAATGCATCCATACGCTACCCAAGATTCGAGCTCAGCCTATCCTAGAATTGGGATGGTTAGGAGCAGTGGACCCAAGCTGCATTCTGGCAGGAGGGGCAAAATTGAACAG ctTTCTCCTGAGGAGGAAGAGAAAAAGAAAGTCCGGAGAGAGAGGAATAAGATGGCTGCTGCAAAATGCCGCAACAGACGGAGAGAATTGACTGACACACTGCAAGCTGTAAGTAAAACATCTCGAAGATGCTTTTATTTGAGAAAGGTCTGTGTGTACTCTGACTCTTCAATAACTAGTGTTTATTCTGCTACACAGGAAACTGATGTTTTGGAGGATGAGAAATCCATACTGCAATCTGAAATTGCCAACCTAATGAAAGAGAAGGATCGACTGGAGTTTATCCTAGCCGCTCACAGGCCTGCCTGCAAGATCCCATCTGACCTGGACGTGGGCTTTCCCGAGACTTCAGTCTCCCCTGTACACAGCTTCTGTGACAACCTAAATTCCATCAccagaaatgccattttgacAAGCCAGCCGAAGGAGTCTGTAGCCTCTTCCAAATCTTCCACATTCCTTCCTGGCTCTGAAGCTGAGGTTAGTGGTTCAACAGTCAAGATGTCTGACCTGGACAGCTCACTGGAGGAGTCTCTAGAACTGCTGGAATCGCTGAAGAGGACTGCAGAAGAGACCGTCCGTTCTGTGCCAGATATGGACCTTTGCAACTCCTTCTATGCACCAGACTGGGAACCTCTGTACACATCAGCCACACCTGACTTTGAGCCTCTGTGCACCCCAGTAGTGACCTGCACCCCTGCCTGCACAACATACACATCTTCCTTTGTGTTCACCTACCCTGAGGCAGAAGCCACTCCCAACTGTGGTGTGGCCCACAGGAGGGGAAGCAGCAGCAATGATCAATCTTCAGACTCTCTTAATTCCCCCACTCTTCTTGCCCTATGA
- the LOC111852518 gene encoding protein c-Fos-like isoform X2, which translates to MMYNNFAPECDSSSRCSTASPAGDNLTYYPSPADSYSSIGSPINQTQDFTDLSVASASFIPTVTAVSTTPDLQWMVQPTTLISSVAPSQTRMHPYATQDSSSAYPRIGMVRSSGPKLHSGRRGKIEQLSPEEEEKKKVRRERNKMAAAKCRNRRRELTDTLQAETDVLEDEKSILQSEIANLMKEKDRLEFILAAHRPACKIPSDLDVGFPETSVSPVHSFCDNLNSITRNAILTSQPKESVASSKSSTFLPGSEAEVSGSTVKMSDLDSSLEESLELLESLKRTAEETVRSVPDMDLCNSFYAPDWEPLYTSATPDFEPLCTPVVTCTPACTTYTSSFVFTYPEAEATPNCGVAHRRGSSSNDQSSDSLNSPTLLAL; encoded by the exons atgatgTACAACAACTTTGCTCCGGAGTGTGACTCGTCTTCAAGGTGCAGCACAGCTTCTCCAGCCGGTGACAACCTTACATACTATCCATCTCCGGCAGACTCCTATTCAAGCATCGGCTCTCCTATTAATCAAACTCAG GACTTCACTGACCTCTCGGTCGCAAGCGCTTCTTTCATCCCAACTGTCACGGCTGTCTCCACAACTCCGGACTTGCAGTGGATGGTCCAGCCAACTACCCTTATCTCCTCCGTGGCTCCATCACAGACACGAATGCATCCATACGCTACCCAAGATTCGAGCTCAGCCTATCCTAGAATTGGGATGGTTAGGAGCAGTGGACCCAAGCTGCATTCTGGCAGGAGGGGCAAAATTGAACAG ctTTCTCCTGAGGAGGAAGAGAAAAAGAAAGTCCGGAGAGAGAGGAATAAGATGGCTGCTGCAAAATGCCGCAACAGACGGAGAGAATTGACTGACACACTGCAAGCT GAAACTGATGTTTTGGAGGATGAGAAATCCATACTGCAATCTGAAATTGCCAACCTAATGAAAGAGAAGGATCGACTGGAGTTTATCCTAGCCGCTCACAGGCCTGCCTGCAAGATCCCATCTGACCTGGACGTGGGCTTTCCCGAGACTTCAGTCTCCCCTGTACACAGCTTCTGTGACAACCTAAATTCCATCAccagaaatgccattttgacAAGCCAGCCGAAGGAGTCTGTAGCCTCTTCCAAATCTTCCACATTCCTTCCTGGCTCTGAAGCTGAGGTTAGTGGTTCAACAGTCAAGATGTCTGACCTGGACAGCTCACTGGAGGAGTCTCTAGAACTGCTGGAATCGCTGAAGAGGACTGCAGAAGAGACCGTCCGTTCTGTGCCAGATATGGACCTTTGCAACTCCTTCTATGCACCAGACTGGGAACCTCTGTACACATCAGCCACACCTGACTTTGAGCCTCTGTGCACCCCAGTAGTGACCTGCACCCCTGCCTGCACAACATACACATCTTCCTTTGTGTTCACCTACCCTGAGGCAGAAGCCACTCCCAACTGTGGTGTGGCCCACAGGAGGGGAAGCAGCAGCAATGATCAATCTTCAGACTCTCTTAATTCCCCCACTCTTCTTGCCCTATGA
- the LOC111852420 gene encoding transmembrane emp24 domain-containing protein 10, with translation MSRVYAIFLIPFLLGSALSISFFLPVNSRKCLREEIHKDVLVTGEYEVGEQSSTKTNLKITDSSGHILYSKEEATKGKFAFTTEDYDMFEVCFESKFPMGTGRVPDQLVNLDMKHGVEAKNYEEIAKVEKLKPLEVELRRLEDLSESIVNDFAYMKKREEEMRDTNESTNTRVLYFSIFSMCCLIGLATWQVFYLRRFFKAKKLIE, from the exons ATGTCTCGGGTTTACGCGATATTCCTCATCCCGTTTCTCCTCGGGTCGGCCCTGTCGATCTCCTTCTTTTTACCCGTCAATTCTCGCAAATGTCTGCGGGAGGAGATCCACAAAGACGTGCTAGTTACGGGGGAGTACGAGGTTGGCGAGCAGTCCAGCACAAAGACCAACCTAAAG ATCACTGATTCCTCTGGCCACATCCTGTATTCAAAAGAGGAGGCAACGAAAGGAAAGTTTGCCTTCACAACAGAGGATTACGACATGTTTGAAGTCTGCTTTGAGAGCAAATTCCCCATGG GAACTGGGCGGGTCCCGGACCAGCTGGTCAATTTGGACATGAAGCACGGTGTGGAGGCAAAGAATTACGAGGAG ATTGCTAAGGTGGAGAAGCTGAAACCTCTGGAGGTGGAGCTTCGGCGACTTGAGGACCTGTCGGAGTCCATCGTCAACGACTTTGCCTACATGAAGAAGCGCGAGGAGGAGATGAGGGACACCAATG AATCCACAAACACGCGCGTGTTGTACTTCAGCATCTTCTCCATGTGCTGCCTGATCGGACTCGCCACCTGGCAGGTGTTCTACCTGCGCCGCTTCTTCAAGGCGAAGAAGCTCATTGAGTGA